Proteins encoded in a region of the Suncus etruscus isolate mSunEtr1 chromosome 1, mSunEtr1.pri.cur, whole genome shotgun sequence genome:
- the LOC126001960 gene encoding S-phase kinase-associated protein 1-like, giving the protein MLSIKLQSSDGEIFEVDVEIAKQSVTIKTMLEDLGMDDEGDDDPVPLPNVNAAILKKVIQWCTHHKDDPPPPEDDENKEKRTDDIPVWDQEFLKVDQGTLFELILAANYLDIKGLLDVTCKTVANMIKGKTPEEIRKTFNIKNDFTEEEEAQVRKENQWCEEK; this is encoded by the coding sequence ATGCTTTCTATTAAGTTGCAGAGTTCTGATGGAGAGATATTTGAAGTTGATGTGGAAATTGCCAAACAGTCTGTAACTATCAAAACCATGTTGGAAGATTTGGGAATGGATGATGAAGGAGACGATGACCCAGTTCCTCTCCCAAATGTTAATGCAGCAATATTAAAAAAGGTTATTCAGTGGTGCACCCACCACAAGGATGACCCCCCTCCTCCTGAGGATGATGAGAACAAAGAAAAGCGAACAGATGATATCCCTGTTTGGGACCAAGAATTCTTGAAAGTGGACCAAGGAACACTTTTTGAACTGATTCTGGCTGCAAACTACTTAGACATCAAAGGTTTGCTTGATGTTACATGCAAGACTGTTGCCAATATGATCAAGGGGAAAACACCTGAGGAGATTCGTAAGACCTTCAATATCAAAAATGACTTTACTGAAGAAGAGGAAGCCCAGGTACGCAAAGAGAACCAGTGGTGTGAAGAGAAGTGA